The following proteins are co-located in the Mycolicibacterium goodii genome:
- the coaE gene encoding dephospho-CoA kinase: MLRIGLTGGIGAGKSTVSATFAECGGIVVDGDVIAREVVEPGTEGLARLVEAFGEEILLPDGALNRPALAAVAFSDDEKRATLNGIVHPLVGARRAELIASAPPDAVIIEDIPLLVESKMAPLFPLVVIVHADEQVRVQRLISYRGFSEQDARARIAAQATVEERRAVADVWLDNTGSQEDLVQRAKQLWFNRILPFARNLQTGEPVAAPLQPVPYDPTWAEQAARIVERLRTACGHRVVRVDHVGLTAVPGVEAPDVIDVQVTVESLETADELADPLRAVGYLPLADGVDAVESDARSTVADFDHSADAALWRSRLHASADPARPTNVHLRVAGWPNQQYALLFTDWLRANPGADTADAYRRAWEWADATGWRP; this comes from the coding sequence ATGTTGCGTATCGGACTGACCGGCGGCATCGGCGCCGGTAAATCAACCGTGTCGGCGACCTTCGCCGAGTGCGGTGGCATCGTCGTGGACGGCGACGTCATCGCCCGTGAGGTCGTCGAACCGGGCACCGAAGGCCTGGCCCGCCTCGTCGAGGCGTTCGGCGAGGAGATCCTGCTGCCCGACGGCGCGCTGAACCGGCCCGCGCTGGCCGCGGTGGCGTTCAGCGACGACGAGAAGCGTGCGACGCTCAACGGCATCGTCCACCCGCTGGTGGGTGCGCGCCGCGCCGAACTCATCGCCTCGGCGCCGCCTGACGCGGTGATCATCGAGGACATCCCGCTGCTGGTCGAGTCGAAGATGGCGCCGCTGTTCCCGTTGGTGGTGATCGTGCACGCCGACGAGCAGGTGCGCGTGCAGCGGCTGATCTCTTACCGCGGGTTCAGCGAGCAGGATGCCAGGGCGCGCATCGCCGCGCAGGCCACGGTCGAGGAGCGCCGCGCCGTCGCCGATGTGTGGCTGGACAACACCGGCAGCCAGGAAGATCTGGTGCAGCGCGCAAAACAGTTGTGGTTCAACCGGATTCTGCCGTTCGCGCGCAATCTGCAGACCGGCGAGCCGGTGGCCGCGCCGCTGCAGCCAGTGCCCTACGACCCCACCTGGGCCGAGCAGGCGGCCCGCATCGTGGAGCGGTTGCGGACCGCGTGCGGGCATCGCGTGGTGCGGGTCGACCACGTCGGGCTGACCGCGGTGCCGGGCGTCGAGGCGCCCGACGTGATCGACGTGCAGGTGACGGTGGAGTCGCTGGAGACCGCCGACGAACTCGCCGATCCCCTGCGCGCGGTCGGGTATCTGCCGCTCGCCGACGGTGTGGACGCGGTCGAGTCCGACGCACGCAGCACCGTCGCGGATTTCGACCATTCCGCGGACGCCGCGTTGTGGCGCAGCAGGCTGCACGCCTCGGCGGATCCGGCGCGGCCCACGAATGTCCATCTACGCGTTGCGGGTTGGCCCAACCAGCAGTACGCGCTGCTGTTCACCGACTGGCTGCGGGCCAACCCGGGTGCCGACACCGCCGACGCCTACCGCCGCGCGTGGGAGTGGGCCGACGCGACGGGCTGGCGGCCCTAG
- a CDS encoding DUF402 domain-containing protein, whose amino-acid sequence MHAPKHETFDLVARTNTDPKGVVRNVDVYTVEPWGLYMARPTPGRAQFHYLQSWLLPTLGLRATIFHFNPGHERDQDFYLDIGRYTRGETAWHSEDHYLDLVVRTGRGVELCDVDELLTAVRAGLLPQETGEQAMQTAAAAIDGLARHGYDLDRWLTTMGMALSWRAA is encoded by the coding sequence ATTCACGCGCCGAAACACGAGACATTCGACCTGGTCGCCCGCACGAACACCGACCCGAAGGGTGTCGTGCGGAACGTCGACGTCTACACCGTCGAGCCGTGGGGCCTCTACATGGCCCGTCCGACACCGGGACGCGCGCAGTTCCACTATCTGCAGTCCTGGTTGCTGCCCACCCTCGGGCTGCGCGCCACGATCTTCCACTTCAACCCCGGCCACGAGCGCGACCAGGATTTCTACCTCGACATCGGCCGCTACACCCGCGGCGAGACCGCGTGGCACTCCGAGGATCACTACCTCGACCTGGTGGTTCGCACCGGACGCGGGGTCGAGCTGTGCGACGTCGACGAGCTGCTCACCGCCGTGCGGGCGGGTCTGCTGCCGCAGGAGACCGGCGAGCAGGCCATGCAGACCGCGGCCGCGGCGATCGACGGCCTGGCCCGGCACGGATACGACCTCGACCGGTGGCTCACGACCATGGGCATGGCCCTGAGCTGGCGCGCAGCGTAA
- the uvrB gene encoding excinuclease ABC subunit UvrB, translating to MAFATEHPVLAHSEYRAVDDIVRTGKPFEVVSPYAPAGDQPAAIDELERRIKAGERDVVLLGATGTGKSATTAWLIERLQRPTLVMAPNKTLAAQLANELREMLPHNAVEYFVSYYDYYQPEAYIAQTDTYIEKDSSINDDVERLRHSATSSLLSRRDVVVVASVSCIYGLGTPQSYLDRSVELQVGQEVPRDGLLRLLVDVQYNRNDVAFTRGTFRVRGDTVEIIPSYEELAVRIEFFGDEIEALYYLHPLTGDVVRQVDSLRIFPATHYVAGPERMAAAIESIERELEERLAELEGQGKLLEAQRLRMRTNYDIEMMRQVGFCSGIENYSRHIDGRPAGSAPATLLDYFPEDFLLVIDESHVTVPQIGGMYEGDMSRKRNLVDFGFRLPSAVDNRPLTWEEFAARIGQTVYLSATPGPYEISQANGEFVEQVIRPTGLVDPKVVVKPTKGQIDDLIGEIRIRTERDERVLVTTLTKKMAEDLTDYLLEMGIRVRYLHSEVDTLRRVELLRQLRLGEYDVLVGINLLREGLDLPEVSLVSILDADKEGFLRSTRSLIQTIGRAARNVSGEVHMYADKITDSMREAIDETERRRAKQIAYNEANGIDPKPLRKKIADILDQVYREADDTEAVEIGGSGRNSSRGRRAQGAPGRAVSAGIVEGKDTSNMPRAELADLIKELTDQMMVAARDLQFELAARIRDEIADLKKELRGMDAAGLK from the coding sequence ATGGCCTTCGCGACCGAACATCCCGTGCTCGCCCATTCGGAGTACCGGGCCGTCGACGACATCGTCCGCACCGGGAAACCGTTCGAGGTCGTCAGCCCGTACGCGCCGGCCGGTGACCAGCCGGCGGCGATCGACGAACTGGAACGCCGCATCAAGGCCGGTGAGCGTGACGTCGTGCTGCTCGGCGCCACCGGCACCGGCAAGTCGGCGACCACGGCATGGCTCATCGAACGCCTGCAGCGGCCCACGCTGGTGATGGCGCCCAACAAGACGCTGGCCGCCCAGCTGGCCAACGAGCTGCGGGAGATGCTGCCGCACAACGCCGTCGAGTACTTCGTCTCGTACTACGACTACTACCAGCCCGAGGCGTACATCGCGCAGACCGACACCTACATCGAGAAGGACAGCTCGATCAACGACGACGTCGAGCGGTTGCGGCACTCGGCCACGTCGAGCCTGCTGTCGCGCCGCGACGTGGTCGTGGTGGCGTCGGTGTCGTGCATCTACGGCCTGGGCACACCGCAGTCGTACCTCGACCGCTCGGTGGAGTTGCAGGTCGGCCAGGAGGTGCCGCGCGACGGCCTGCTGCGGTTGCTGGTCGACGTGCAGTACAACCGCAACGACGTGGCGTTCACCCGCGGGACGTTCCGGGTGCGCGGCGACACCGTCGAGATCATCCCGTCCTATGAGGAACTCGCGGTCCGCATCGAGTTCTTCGGCGACGAGATCGAGGCGCTGTACTACCTGCACCCGCTCACCGGCGACGTCGTCCGTCAGGTCGATTCGCTGCGGATCTTCCCGGCTACCCACTACGTCGCCGGGCCGGAGCGGATGGCCGCGGCGATCGAATCGATCGAACGGGAGCTCGAGGAGCGCCTCGCCGAGCTGGAAGGCCAGGGCAAGCTGCTCGAGGCCCAGCGGCTGCGCATGCGCACCAACTACGACATCGAGATGATGCGTCAGGTCGGGTTCTGCTCCGGCATCGAGAACTACTCGCGGCACATCGACGGCAGGCCCGCCGGGTCGGCGCCGGCCACGCTGCTCGACTACTTCCCCGAGGATTTCCTGCTGGTCATCGACGAGTCCCACGTGACCGTGCCGCAGATCGGCGGCATGTACGAGGGTGACATGTCGCGTAAGCGCAACCTCGTGGACTTCGGTTTCCGGTTGCCGTCGGCGGTCGACAACCGCCCGCTGACCTGGGAGGAATTCGCCGCCCGGATCGGGCAGACGGTGTACCTGTCGGCGACGCCGGGCCCGTACGAGATTTCTCAGGCCAACGGTGAGTTCGTCGAGCAGGTGATCCGCCCGACCGGTCTGGTCGACCCCAAGGTTGTGGTGAAACCGACCAAGGGGCAGATCGACGACCTCATCGGTGAGATCCGCATCCGCACCGAACGCGACGAACGCGTTCTGGTCACCACGCTGACCAAGAAGATGGCCGAGGACCTCACCGATTATCTGCTGGAGATGGGCATCCGGGTCCGGTATCTGCACTCCGAGGTCGACACCCTGCGCCGCGTCGAGTTGTTGCGTCAGTTGCGGCTCGGTGAGTACGACGTGCTGGTGGGCATCAACCTGCTGCGTGAGGGTCTGGACCTGCCCGAGGTGTCGCTGGTGTCGATCCTCGACGCCGACAAGGAGGGCTTCCTGCGGTCCACCCGCAGCCTGATCCAGACGATCGGGCGTGCCGCGCGCAACGTGTCGGGCGAGGTCCACATGTACGCCGACAAGATCACCGACTCGATGCGCGAGGCGATCGACGAGACCGAACGCCGCCGTGCCAAGCAGATCGCCTACAACGAGGCCAACGGCATCGATCCGAAGCCGCTGCGCAAGAAGATCGCCGACATCCTCGACCAGGTCTACCGCGAGGCCGACGATACGGAGGCGGTCGAGATCGGCGGTTCCGGGCGCAACTCGTCGCGCGGGCGTCGCGCGCAGGGTGCGCCGGGCCGGGCGGTCAGCGCGGGCATCGTGGAGGGCAAGGACACCTCCAACATGCCGCGCGCGGAGTTGGCCGACCTGATCAAGGAGCTCACCGACCAGATGATGGTCGCCGCGCGGGATCTGCAGTTCGAGCTCGCGGCCCGCATCCGCGACGAGATCGCCGACCTGAAGAAGGAACTGCGCGGGATGGACGCGGCCGGGCTGAAGTGA
- a CDS encoding MFS transporter yields the protein MTETAAAEAAGTWRHLLGRRNLGASTVLAGGVLLYATNEFLTISLLPSAVADIGGQRFYAWVTTVYLVASVVAATTVHSVLMRLGPRLAYLAGLTVFGAGSLGCALAPSMQLLLAGRLVQGFAGGLLAGLGYAVINTALPNTLWTKASALVSAMWGVGTIVGPASGGLFAQYSSWRWAFGVLVILTAAMAVLVPIALPGRGGDTVVPPRVPVWSLALLGAAAMAVSVAGIPHDVRATAALLLVGVALVVAFIVVDRRVRASVLPPSAFGPGPLKWIYVTLGVLMAATMVDIYVPFFGQRWAGLPPVVAGFFGAVLSVGWTVGEITSASLQNGRTIRRTVAVAPLVMALGLVMGAVLIRNGMPIWLVVLWAVALVITGAGIGMAWPHLSAWAMSSVDDPAEGPAAAAAINTVQLICGAFGAGLAGVVVNLVNIGSPSAATWLFVAFAALAAVAALASMRAVRR from the coding sequence GTGACTGAAACCGCGGCGGCCGAGGCCGCAGGCACCTGGCGGCACCTTCTGGGCCGGCGGAACCTCGGGGCGTCGACCGTGCTGGCGGGCGGTGTGCTGCTGTACGCCACCAACGAGTTCCTCACGATCAGCCTGCTGCCGAGCGCGGTGGCCGACATCGGTGGTCAGCGGTTCTATGCGTGGGTGACGACGGTGTATCTCGTCGCCTCGGTGGTTGCGGCGACGACGGTGCACTCGGTGTTGATGCGGCTGGGGCCGCGACTGGCGTATCTCGCGGGGCTCACGGTGTTCGGCGCGGGCAGCCTCGGGTGTGCGCTCGCGCCCAGCATGCAACTGCTGCTCGCCGGTCGGCTCGTACAGGGTTTCGCGGGCGGTCTGCTCGCCGGTCTCGGCTACGCCGTCATCAACACCGCGTTGCCGAACACGTTGTGGACCAAGGCTTCTGCGTTGGTTTCCGCGATGTGGGGGGTCGGCACCATCGTCGGCCCGGCATCGGGTGGTCTGTTCGCGCAATATTCGTCGTGGCGGTGGGCGTTCGGTGTGCTGGTGATCCTCACCGCGGCGATGGCCGTTCTGGTTCCCATCGCGTTGCCCGGCCGGGGCGGCGATACCGTTGTGCCGCCGCGTGTTCCGGTGTGGTCCCTGGCGTTGCTCGGTGCCGCGGCGATGGCGGTCAGTGTTGCCGGTATCCCGCACGATGTTCGTGCCACGGCCGCTCTGCTGCTCGTCGGCGTGGCCCTCGTGGTGGCGTTCATCGTCGTCGACCGGCGGGTGCGGGCATCGGTGCTGCCGCCCAGTGCATTTGGTCCGGGCCCGCTCAAGTGGATCTATGTGACCCTCGGCGTGCTGATGGCCGCCACGATGGTCGACATATATGTGCCGTTCTTCGGGCAGCGCTGGGCGGGATTGCCTCCCGTCGTGGCAGGCTTTTTCGGCGCGGTGCTGTCGGTCGGGTGGACCGTCGGCGAGATCACCAGCGCCTCACTGCAGAACGGCAGGACCATCCGGCGCACGGTTGCCGTGGCTCCGCTGGTGATGGCACTCGGACTCGTGATGGGGGCGGTGTTGATCCGCAACGGCATGCCGATCTGGTTGGTGGTGCTGTGGGCGGTGGCCCTGGTGATCACCGGCGCCGGCATCGGCATGGCCTGGCCGCACCTGTCGGCGTGGGCGATGAGCAGTGTCGACGATCCGGCCGAAGGGCCCGCTGCCGCCGCGGCGATCAACACGGTCCAGCTGATCTGCGGTGCCTTCGGCGCCGGATTGGCGGGTGTGGTGGTCAATCTCGTCAACATCGGCAGCCCCTCGGCCGCCACCTGGCTTTTCGTTGCGTTCGCCGCCCTCGCCGCGGTCGCCGCCCTCGCCTCGATGCGCGCCGTGCGCCGGTAG
- a CDS encoding acyl-CoA thioesterase: MPLPQLADVLATLDITDCGPDKFVATQIDNEQHHIIGGHISAQALMAASRTAAGRVPNSLHVYLLRAGDARNPVEMQVVNLRDGGTLSTRRVTARQGDEVLLEALVSLSDPAGTVEYQQARPDVPAPEDLPSVEEQLSGYADELDGFWVKPQWIERRYVDAPPRLALDQPEPPARTRMWWRPVESIPDDPVLNCCLLTYASGTSLLETTVTMRRTTQVSTFSALIDHTVWFQRPADLSDWVLSDQVSPSGIHGRGLASGTMYNRSGELVCTATQEIYFGRGPRTGRS; the protein is encoded by the coding sequence ATGCCCTTGCCGCAATTAGCTGACGTCCTCGCGACGCTCGACATCACCGACTGTGGTCCCGACAAGTTCGTCGCCACCCAGATCGACAACGAGCAGCACCACATCATCGGTGGCCACATCTCGGCACAGGCGCTGATGGCGGCGAGCCGCACCGCGGCGGGACGGGTTCCCAACAGCCTGCACGTCTATCTGCTGCGGGCCGGCGACGCCCGAAATCCCGTCGAGATGCAGGTGGTGAACCTGCGCGACGGCGGGACGCTGTCGACGCGGCGCGTGACCGCTCGGCAGGGCGACGAAGTGCTGCTGGAGGCGCTGGTGTCGCTCAGCGACCCGGCCGGCACCGTGGAATACCAGCAGGCGCGGCCCGACGTCCCCGCACCGGAGGATCTGCCCTCGGTGGAGGAACAGCTGAGCGGATACGCCGACGAACTCGACGGCTTCTGGGTGAAACCGCAGTGGATCGAGCGGCGCTACGTCGACGCGCCCCCGCGTCTGGCGCTCGATCAGCCCGAACCGCCCGCACGGACCCGGATGTGGTGGCGCCCAGTCGAATCGATCCCCGACGATCCGGTGCTCAACTGCTGCCTGCTCACCTACGCGTCGGGTACATCGCTGCTGGAAACCACGGTGACCATGCGGCGGACGACACAGGTTTCGACCTTCTCGGCGTTGATCGACCACACCGTGTGGTTCCAGCGGCCCGCCGACCTGTCCGATTGGGTATTGTCAGACCAGGTGTCGCCCAGCGGGATTCACGGACGCGGCCTGGCATCGGGAACGATGTACAACCGGTCCGGTGAGCTGGTGTGCACCGCGACGCAGGAGATCTACTTCGGTCGCGGCCCGCGCACCGGCCGGTCCTGA
- a CDS encoding universal stress protein, whose amino-acid sequence MSAYQTVVVGTDGSDSSLRAVDRAGQIAAASNAKLIIATAYFPQSEDSRAADVLKDEGYKMAGNAPIYAILREANDRAKAAGATDIEERPVVGAPVDALVELADEVKADLLVVGNVGLSTIAGRLLGSVPANVARRSKTDVLIVHTS is encoded by the coding sequence ATGAGCGCATATCAAACCGTGGTGGTCGGCACGGACGGATCCGATTCGTCGTTGCGTGCGGTGGACCGCGCCGGTCAGATTGCCGCCGCATCGAACGCAAAGTTGATCATCGCCACCGCTTACTTCCCGCAGAGCGAAGACTCGCGCGCCGCCGACGTGCTCAAGGACGAGGGCTACAAGATGGCGGGCAACGCGCCCATCTACGCCATCCTGCGTGAGGCCAACGACCGCGCCAAGGCCGCCGGCGCCACCGACATCGAGGAGCGCCCCGTGGTCGGCGCCCCGGTCGACGCGCTAGTCGAACTGGCCGATGAGGTCAAGGCCGATCTGCTGGTCGTCGGCAACGTCGGTCTGAGCACGATCGCGGGCCGCCTGCTCGGCTCGGTTCCGGCGAATGTGGCACGCCGGTCCAAGACCGACGTGCTCATCGTCCACACCAGCTAG
- a CDS encoding MBL fold metallo-hydrolase codes for MTPSETPSSITVDDTYTGHVEPRTAARRTLADASIVKVSVGPMDNNCYLVTCRSTGETLLIDAANDADTIIGLVNQHTPKVSLIVTSHRHQDHWLALQAVTDATGAPTAAHALDAEALPVEPDRILADGDKITVGRLTFDVIHLQGHTPGSVALALRGADGADGPTHLFTGDCLFPGGVGKTWKPGDFEKLLGDVTTKVFDVYDDRTVVYPGHGDDTTLGAERPSLPEWRDRGW; via the coding sequence ATGACCCCCTCCGAGACCCCATCCAGCATCACCGTCGACGACACCTACACCGGACACGTCGAGCCCCGGACGGCGGCGCGTCGCACCCTCGCCGACGCCTCGATCGTCAAGGTGTCGGTGGGTCCCATGGACAACAACTGCTACCTGGTGACCTGCAGATCTACCGGCGAGACGCTGCTGATCGACGCGGCCAACGACGCCGACACGATCATCGGGCTCGTCAACCAGCACACACCGAAGGTGTCTTTGATCGTGACCAGCCACCGCCATCAGGACCACTGGCTGGCGCTGCAAGCCGTGACAGATGCCACAGGCGCACCGACCGCCGCGCACGCCCTCGACGCCGAGGCGCTGCCCGTCGAGCCAGACCGGATCCTCGCCGACGGCGACAAGATCACCGTCGGCCGACTCACCTTCGACGTCATCCACCTACAGGGCCACACCCCGGGTTCGGTGGCGTTGGCGTTGCGCGGCGCCGACGGTGCGGACGGCCCCACCCACCTGTTCACCGGTGACTGCCTGTTTCCCGGCGGCGTCGGCAAGACGTGGAAGCCCGGCGACTTCGAGAAGCTGCTGGGCGACGTCACCACCAAGGTGTTCGACGTCTACGACGACCGCACGGTGGTCTATCCCGGGCACGGCGACGACACCACGCTGGGCGCCGAGCGCCCGAGCCTGCCCGAGTGGCGTGACCGGGGCTGGTGA
- the uvrA gene encoding excinuclease ABC subunit UvrA gives MADRLIVKGAREHNLRGVDLDLPRDALIVFTGLSGSGKSSLAFDTIFAEGQRRYVESLSAYARQFLGQMDKPDVDFIEGLSPAVSIDQKSTNRNPRSTVGTITEVYDYLRLLYARAGTPHCPVCGERIARQTPQQIVDQVLAMDEGLRFQVLAPVVRTRKGEFVDLFDKLNSQGYSRVRVDGVVYPLTDPPKLKKQEKHDIEVVVDRLTVKASAKQRLTDSVETALNLADGIVVLEFVDREDDHPHREQRFSEKLACPNGHPLAVDDLEPRSFSFNSPYGACPECTGLGIRKEVDPDLVVPDPELTLAEGAVAPWSVGQSAEYFTRMLAGLGEEMGFDVHTPWKKLPAKARRAILEGCDHQVHVRYKNRYGRTRSYYADFEGVMAFLQRRMEQTDSEQMKERYEGFMRDIPCPECNGTRLKPEILAVTLSAGEFGAKSIAQVAELSIADCADFLNSLTLGSREQAIAGQVLKEIQSRLGFLLDVGLDYLSLSRAAATLSGGEAQRIRLATQIGSGLVGVLYVLDEPSIGLHQRDNRRLIDTLVRLRDLGNTLIVVEHDLDTIAHADWIVDIGPAAGEHGGQIVHSGTYDDLLRNPESLTGAYLSGKESIEVPAIRRPVDRKRQITVVGARENNLKEIDVSFPLGVLTSVTGVSGSGKSTMVNDILATVLANKLNGARLVPGRHTRVNGLDQLDKLVRVDQSPIGRTPRSNPATYTGVFDKIRSLFAATTEAKVRGYQPGRFSFNVRGGRCEACSGDGTIKIEMNFLPDVYVPCEVCHGARYNRETLEVHYKGKTISEVLDMSIEEATAFFEPISSIHRYLKTLVDVGLGYVRLGQPAPTLSGGEAQRVKLAAELQKRSTGRTIYILDEPTTGLHFEDIRKLLKVINGLVDKGNTVIVIEHNLDVIKTSDWIVDMGPEGGAGGGTVVAQGTPEDVAANPDSYTGKFLAELLDVPTPKRKRRKVSA, from the coding sequence TTGGCTGACCGCCTGATTGTCAAGGGTGCCCGCGAGCACAATTTGCGTGGTGTCGACCTCGACCTGCCACGCGATGCCTTGATCGTGTTCACCGGATTGTCCGGTTCTGGAAAGTCCTCGCTGGCGTTCGACACCATCTTCGCCGAGGGTCAGCGCCGCTATGTGGAGTCGCTGTCGGCGTACGCCCGGCAGTTCCTCGGCCAGATGGACAAACCCGACGTCGACTTCATCGAGGGCCTGTCGCCCGCGGTGTCGATCGACCAGAAGTCCACCAACCGCAACCCGCGGTCGACGGTCGGCACGATCACCGAGGTCTACGACTACCTGCGTCTGCTCTACGCCCGGGCGGGCACGCCGCACTGCCCGGTGTGCGGTGAGCGCATCGCGCGCCAGACCCCGCAGCAGATCGTCGACCAGGTGCTCGCGATGGACGAGGGGCTGCGGTTCCAGGTGCTCGCTCCCGTCGTGCGCACCCGCAAGGGTGAGTTCGTCGACCTGTTCGACAAGCTCAACAGCCAGGGCTACAGCCGTGTCCGGGTGGACGGCGTGGTGTATCCGCTGACCGACCCGCCGAAGCTCAAGAAGCAGGAGAAGCACGACATCGAGGTGGTGGTCGACCGGTTGACGGTCAAGGCCTCCGCCAAGCAGCGGCTCACCGACTCGGTGGAGACCGCGCTGAACCTCGCCGACGGCATCGTGGTGCTGGAATTCGTCGACCGCGAGGACGACCACCCGCACCGCGAGCAGCGGTTCTCCGAGAAGCTCGCGTGCCCCAACGGTCACCCGCTCGCGGTGGACGACCTCGAACCCCGCTCGTTCTCGTTCAACTCGCCGTACGGCGCGTGCCCGGAGTGCACGGGCCTGGGCATCCGCAAGGAGGTCGATCCGGACCTCGTCGTGCCCGATCCGGAGCTGACGCTGGCCGAAGGTGCCGTCGCACCGTGGTCGGTGGGGCAGAGCGCCGAGTACTTCACCCGCATGCTCGCGGGCCTCGGCGAAGAGATGGGCTTCGACGTGCACACCCCCTGGAAGAAGCTGCCGGCCAAGGCACGCAGGGCGATCCTCGAGGGCTGCGACCACCAGGTGCACGTGCGGTACAAGAACCGCTACGGACGCACCCGCTCGTACTACGCCGATTTCGAAGGCGTGATGGCGTTTCTGCAGCGCCGCATGGAGCAGACCGACTCCGAGCAGATGAAGGAGCGCTACGAGGGCTTCATGCGCGACATCCCGTGCCCGGAGTGCAACGGCACGCGCCTCAAGCCCGAGATCCTCGCCGTGACGCTCTCGGCGGGGGAGTTCGGCGCGAAATCCATCGCGCAGGTGGCCGAACTGTCGATCGCCGACTGCGCGGACTTCCTGAACTCGCTGACGCTGGGGTCGCGCGAGCAGGCCATCGCCGGGCAGGTGCTGAAGGAGATCCAGTCGCGGCTGGGCTTCCTGCTCGACGTCGGTCTGGACTACCTGTCGCTGTCGCGTGCGGCGGCGACGCTGTCCGGCGGTGAGGCGCAACGCATCCGGCTCGCGACCCAGATCGGTTCCGGCCTGGTCGGCGTGCTCTACGTGCTCGACGAGCCCTCGATCGGCCTGCACCAGCGCGACAACCGCAGGCTCATCGACACCCTGGTGCGCCTGCGCGACCTCGGCAACACGCTGATCGTCGTCGAGCACGACCTGGACACCATCGCGCACGCCGACTGGATTGTCGACATCGGCCCGGCCGCCGGTGAGCACGGCGGTCAGATCGTGCACAGCGGCACCTACGACGACCTGCTGCGCAACCCCGAATCACTCACGGGCGCATACCTTTCCGGTAAGGAGAGCATCGAGGTCCCGGCGATCCGGCGGCCCGTCGACCGCAAGCGCCAGATCACCGTGGTCGGCGCACGCGAGAACAACCTCAAGGAGATCGACGTCTCGTTCCCGCTCGGCGTGCTGACCTCGGTCACCGGGGTGTCGGGCTCGGGCAAGTCGACGATGGTCAACGACATCCTGGCCACGGTGCTCGCCAACAAGCTCAACGGCGCCCGCCTGGTGCCGGGCCGGCACACCCGCGTCAACGGGCTCGACCAGCTCGACAAGCTGGTGCGCGTCGACCAGTCGCCGATCGGGCGGACCCCGCGGTCCAACCCGGCGACCTACACGGGTGTGTTCGACAAGATCCGGTCGTTGTTCGCCGCGACCACCGAGGCGAAGGTGCGCGGCTACCAGCCGGGCCGGTTCTCGTTCAACGTCAGGGGTGGCCGGTGTGAGGCCTGTTCCGGTGACGGCACCATCAAGATCGAGATGAACTTCCTGCCGGACGTCTACGTCCCGTGCGAGGTGTGTCACGGCGCCCGCTACAACCGCGAGACGCTCGAGGTGCACTACAAGGGGAAGACCATCTCCGAAGTGCTCGACATGTCGATCGAGGAGGCGACGGCGTTCTTCGAGCCGATCAGCTCGATCCACCGGTACCTCAAGACGTTGGTCGACGTGGGTCTGGGTTACGTGCGGCTGGGGCAGCCGGCGCCGACGCTGTCCGGCGGTGAGGCGCAGCGCGTCAAGCTGGCCGCCGAGCTGCAGAAGCGTTCGACGGGGCGGACCATCTACATCCTCGACGAGCCCACCACGGGTCTGCACTTCGAGGACATCCGCAAGCTGCTCAAGGTGATCAACGGCCTTGTCGACAAGGGCAATACGGTCATCGTGATCGAGCACAACCTGGATGTCATCAAGACCTCGGACTGGATCGTCGACATGGGCCCGGAGGGCGGCGCCGGTGGCGGCACCGTGGTCGCGCAGGGCACGCCCGAAGACGTCGCGGCCAACCCGGACAGCTACACCGGCAAGTTCTTGGCCGAACTGCTCGACGTGCCGACTCCGAAGCGCAAGCGGCGCAAGGTCAGCGCCTGA
- a CDS encoding TetR/AcrR family transcriptional regulator, which translates to MTSTVRPARADATRNREALLAAAEEEFAEHGLAASVADIARRAGVAKGTVFRHFPTKEDLIAAIVTGHVSTLVEVARDLVGAPDPGAALRDFLTVAADQRRQHNLTFLQAASADDSSVTRIRDELHGYVEQLVGAAREAGAIRADITGADVFLMMCAPIHIVENLPDPSPDLWRRYLGILFDGLRPEGAHPLPQPPPRLG; encoded by the coding sequence GTGACGTCAACGGTCAGACCGGCACGCGCCGACGCGACGCGCAACCGCGAGGCGCTGCTCGCCGCCGCCGAGGAGGAATTCGCCGAACACGGCCTCGCCGCCTCGGTCGCCGACATCGCCCGCCGGGCGGGAGTGGCGAAAGGGACTGTGTTCCGGCACTTTCCAACCAAAGAGGATCTGATCGCGGCGATCGTGACCGGCCACGTCTCCACCCTCGTCGAGGTGGCCCGTGACCTCGTCGGCGCCCCGGATCCCGGCGCCGCCCTGCGCGACTTCCTCACGGTCGCCGCCGATCAGCGTCGACAGCACAACCTGACGTTCCTGCAGGCGGCCAGCGCGGACGACTCGTCGGTCACCAGGATCCGCGACGAATTGCACGGGTACGTCGAGCAACTCGTCGGCGCCGCGCGCGAGGCCGGCGCCATCCGCGCCGACATCACCGGGGCCGACGTGTTCCTGATGATGTGCGCACCGATCCACATCGTGGAGAACCTGCCGGACCCGTCGCCGGACCTGTGGCGGCGCTACCTCGGGATCCTGTTCGACGGGCTGCGGCCCGAAGGCGCCCATCCGCTGCCGCAACCGCCGCCGCGACTGGGGTGA